The following are encoded together in the Lathyrus oleraceus cultivar Zhongwan6 chromosome 3, CAAS_Psat_ZW6_1.0, whole genome shotgun sequence genome:
- the LOC127126930 gene encoding uncharacterized protein LOC127126930 isoform X2: MFYSQFILAKKGPLGTIWIAAHLERKLRKNQVADTDIGVSVDSILFPEVPIALRLSSHLLLGVVRIYSRKVNYLFDDCSEALLKVKQAFRSTAVDLPPEESTAPYHSITLPETFDLDDFELPDNDIFQGNYVDRHVSTREQITLQDTLDGMAYKTTQFGLDERFGDGDASQIGLDLDEVMLIDKDSTLEHNDFSANPQVSRQEDEKKEDVVTTSDKMLVEDSGSKVMLIDQDANLEPDDLGANSQISHHKDEKKEDVIGTSNRMQVEDSGSKIDLSDGFPTSPEFHEYAQGLSTSPEFHDYAQDPSTSPEFHNCAQDPSVSPEFHEYAQGPSTPGLQEPNLFGTQSDQVINEADFHNSADLLSMYSTQNESRAHQTENNVIGCSLQNNGKHVGVDLHHEASDCVLADVNNKREEQEHFTRTVVMKDQGNLIPNNNCLASVPLMDSSNEDHTTTVLPECAGGYVDTSGILEKVERLHDGVLMNTESVMANLNETVNVVSGGVNINDSGVSPSCSHVTSDQEGLSCKLLSNMDESRGSEFGGHLADVTTLLKHGVSNNSEVSKNEQQPSVAYEAQVSNIVSPLESSGRPEVVDVEARASQELKEAGILNFVSHEAEQPTQSHLRPCTSRVNNPSLLSIEGEKCHETDVSDPALGYHGTVEPSACEGKLDLGQSGMQFGSQIISNKMGSVNTFTASDIPEPESMLSLGQSGMQFGSQIISNKMGSVNTFTASDIPEPEKMLSLGQSGMQFGNQMISNKMGSVNTFTATDIPEPEKMLSLGQSGMQIGNQMISNKMGSVNTFTATDIPEPEKMLSLGQSGMQFGNQMISNKMGSVNTFTATDIPEPEKMLSLGQSGMQFGNQMISHKMGSINTFTATDIPAPEKMLSLGQSGMQFGSQMISNKMGSANPFTASDIPAPEKMLSLGQSSMQFGNQMISNKMGSVNTFTASNIPEPEKMLSLGQSSMQFGNQMISNKMGSVNTFTASEIPVPEKMLSLGQSDMQYGSQMIGNKMGSVNAFTASDIPAPEKMLSLGQSDMQYGSQMIGNKMGSVNTFTASNIPEPEKMLSLAYPHFGEMNHLLLESTPGNQVISGGHRDVAAVTSISGQKRSYTESTLTLQSMGLVESYGGAQSRRTTGSIPDDNDLLSSILAGRKSSALKVKPSPATAEVPTAKRFRSTPRTSTLKRKVLVDDTMVLHGDTIRHQLISTEDIRRVRKKAPCTSDEILMIQRQVLEDKIFHKPIFTDLSADLTILQNGAFDLSGIKVYDYGLDGFSVEKVNNQQSYSKSNAEIHVGQAHNEPMAVQPQEEAEESYSKTNVGIHEVESHNEPMEVQLQNNAEAQPSEMPVPSERESHNETMEVQPQITAEAQPSEMPVPSERESHNETMEVQPKITAEAQPSEMPVPSERESHNETMEVQPQITAEAQPSEMPVPSERESHNETMEVQPQITAEAQPSEIPLQLESDQSGVDFGSHDIDAHGRANIISNMKELSGSQNAEMNNAGGIFEISETENYSVGPTNIISDVNELGSSQNAEMNNAGRIFETSEAENYSIVHSNIISDVNELGGSQNAEMNNAGRNFETSEAENYSIVHSNIISDGNELGSSQNAEMSNSGGNFETFESENYSVVPGHETLSLTEVFENELCMPKDFDASQPLMDKTDDGAGSIQTNVLEIPTSEKMNTSTILENEFVDDQHDRNNADAIEIAEHDMEIGTRVETDGLEADNLHASLVLGSKEASEYTDNQVSFHGDLPMEENGNNMLEGLNEDLVVSSGLGCDDKDAKAGGLFSENIEVDCLHSVAPEDVKEGSNDEENSVFQEAALQNTMYPDVSAIRSPSVDQNDEDDMVDNDTGFLNVGDDEIIDDDDDDADGFAPGAEGTQLENSGWSSRTRAVAKYLQTLFDKEDLHGRQSLHLDKILVGKTRKEASRMFFETLVLKTRDYIDVEQTKPFANINLQPRGKLMKTDF, encoded by the exons ATGTTTTACTCTCAGTTTATTTTGGCGAAGAAAGGTCCACTTGGGACAATATGGATAGCTGCACATTTAGAGAGGAAGCTCCGGAAGAATCAGGTGGCGGATACTGATATTGGCGTCTCTGTAG ATTCCATTCTTTTTCCTGAAGTACCAATTGCACTCCGTTTATCCAGTCATCTTCTGCTTGGTGTGGTAAGGATATATTCCAGAAAGGTGAATTACCTTTTCGATGATTGCAGTGAAGCCTTGCTTAAGGTAAAACAAGCTTTCCGCTCCACGGCAGTTGATTTGCCACCAGAAGAGTCCACTGCACCTTACCATTCCATCACTTTACCTGAGACTTTTGATCTTGATGATTTTGAACTACCAGATAATGACATTTTTCAAGG CAACTATGTTGATCGCCATGTCAGTACTAGGGAGCAGATTACACTGCAAGATACTTTAGACGGCATGGCTTACAAAACAACACAGTTTGGATTGGATG AGCGCTTTGGAGATGGTGATGCCTCTCAAATTGGTTTAGACCTTGATGAG GTTATGTTAATAGACAAAGATTCCACTTTGGAGCACAATGACTTCAGTGCTAATCCTCAAGTGTCTCGTCAAGAAGATGAAAAGAAAGAGGATGTGGTTACAACTTCTGATAAAATGCTAGTAGAAGACAGTGGAAGCAAG GTCATGTTAATAGACCAAGATGCCAATTTGGAACCTGATGACTTAGGTGCTAATTCTCAAATTTCTCATCACAAAGATGAAAAGAAAGAGGATGTGATTGGAACTTCAAATAGAATGCAAGTAGAAGACAGTGGAAGCAAAATTGATTTG AGTGATGGTTTTCCGACATCTCCTGAATTTCATGAATATGCTCAAGGTTTATCTACTTCTCCTGAATTTCATGACTATGCTCAAGATCCATCCACTTCTCCGGAATTTCATAACTGTGCTCAAGATCCATCCGTGTCTCCTGAATTTCATGAATATGCTCAAGGTCCATCTACTCCAGGACTCCAAGAGCCAAACTTATTTGGTACTCAGTCGGATCAGGTCATTAATGAAGCTGATTTTCATAATTCAGCAGATTTATTATCAATGTATTCAACGCAAAATGAATCCCGTGCTCATCAAACTGAGAACAATGTAATTGGTTGCTCCTTGCAAAATAATGGGAAGCATGTTGGTGTAGATTTGCATCATGAGGCTAGTGACTGTGTTCTGGCTGATGTGAATAACAAAAGAGAGGAACAAGAACATTTCACTCGTACAGTTGTGATGAAGGATCAAGGAAATTTGATACCTAATAATAATTGCTTGGCATCAGTACCCTTGATGGACTCCTCCAATGAAGACCACACGACCACCGTGTTACCAGAATGTGCAGGTGGATATGTTGATACTTCTGGTATACTTGAAAAGGTGGAAAGGTTGCATGATGGAGTTCTGATGAATACTGAATCAGTTATGGCCAATTTGAATGAAACTGTTAATGTTGTTTCTGGAGGCGTCAACATCAATGATTCTGGTGTGTCTCCTAGCTGTTCTCATGTTACATCTGATCAAGAGGGCCTCTCATGTAAACTGTTGTCTAACATGGATGAATCTCGTGGTTCTGAATTTGGTGGTCATTTGGCAGATGTTACCACATTGTTAAAGCACGGCGTTTCAAATAATAGTGAAGTTTCCAAGAATGAGCAGCAACCCAGCGTGGCTTATGAGGCTCAAGTATCCAATATTGTAAGTCCTCTAGAGTCATCTGGTAGACCTGAAGTTGTTGATGTGGAAGCTCGTGCATCTCAGGAACTGAAGGAAGCAGGTATTTTAAACTTTGTATCTCATGAAGCTGAGCAGCCCACCCAGTCGCACCTTCGGCCATGCACTTCCCGTGTAAACAATCCTTCTCTGTTATCTATTGAAG GTGAAAAATGTCATGAAACTGATGTTTCAGATCCTGCTTTGGGTTATCATGGAACTGTAGAGCCATCTGCTTGTGAAGGAAAGTTGGACTTGGGGCAATCAGGCATGCAATTTGGGAGTCAGATAATAAGTAATAAAATGGGAAGTGTAAACACATTTACTGCTTCTGACATACCTGAGCCTGAAAGCATGCTCTCCTTGGGGCAATCAGGCATGCAATTTGGGAGTCAGATTATAAGTAATAAAATGGGAAGTGTAAACACATTTACTGCTTCTGATATACCTGAGCCTGAAAAAATGCTCTCCTTGGGGCAATCAGGCATGCAATTTGGGAATCAGATGATAAGTAATAAAATGGGAAGTGTAAACACATTTACTGCTACTGACATACCTGAGCCTGAAAAAATGCTCTCCTTGGGACAATCAGGCATGCAAATTGGGAATCAGATGATAAGTAATAAAATGGGAAGTGTAAACACATTTACTGCTACTGACATACCTGAGCCTGAAAAAATGCTCTCCTTGGGGCAATCAGGCATGCAATTTGGGAATCAGATGATAAGTAATAAAATGGGAAGTGTGAACACATTTACTGCTACTGACATACCTGAGCCTGAAAAAATGCTCTCCTTGGGGCAATCAGGCATGCAATTTGGGAATCAGATGATAAGTCATAAAATGGGAAGTATAAACACATTTACTGCTACTGACATACCTGCGCCTGAAAAAATGCTCTCCTTGGGGCAATCAGGCATGCAATTTGGGAGTCAGATGATAAGTAATAAAATGGGAAGTGCAAACCCATTTACTGCTTCTGACATACCTGCACCTGAAAAAATGCTCTCCTTGGGGCAATCAAGCATGCAATTTGGGAATCAGATGATAAGTAATAAAATGGGAAGTGTAAACACATTTACTGCTTCTAACATACCTGAGCCTGAGAAAATGCTCTCCTTGGGGCAATCAAGCATGCAATTTGGGAATCAGATGATAAGTAACAAAATGGGAAGTGTAAACACATTTACTGCCTCTGAGATACCTGTGCCTGAAAAAATGCTCTCCTTGGGTCAATCAGACATGCAATATGGGAGTCAGATGATAGGTAATAAAATGGGAAGTGTAAACGCATTTACTGCCTCTGACATACCTGCGCCTGAAAAAATGCTCTCCTTGGGTCAATCAGACATGCAATATGGGAGTCAGATGATAGGTAATAAAATGGGAAGTGTAAACACATTTACTGCTTCTAACATACCTGAGCCTGAGAAAATGCTCTCTTTGGCTTATCCACATTTTGGTGAGATGAATCATTTGCTGCTGGAGTCTACTCCTGGCAATCAGGTTATATCTGGAGGTCATAGAGATGTTGCAGCAGTAACATCAATATCTGGTCAAAAGCGCAGCTACACAGAAAGTACTCTTACATTGCAGAGCATGGGTTTAGTTGAATCATATGGTGGGGCTCAGTCCAGAAGAACTACCGGATCCATTCCGGATGATAATGATCTATTGTCTTCAATATTAG CTGGCAGAAAATCTTCAGCTTTAAAAGTTAAACCAAGTCCAGCAACCGCTGAAGTACCAACAGCAAAGCGGTTTCGTTCTACACCACGAACTAGTACCTTAAAGAGGAAGGTGCTTGTGGATGATACGATGGTCTTGCACGGCGA TACAATACGCCACCAATTGATAAGTACTGAAGATATTCGGCGTGTACGGAAAAAAGCTCCTTGCACAAGCGATGAGATTTTAATGATTCAGAGACAGGTTTTGGAGGATAAAATTTTCCATAAACCAATATTTACAG ATTTGTCTGCTGATTTGACTATTCTGCAAAACGGGGCATTTGATCTGAGTGGAATCAAGGTTTATGATTATGGCTTAGATGGTTTTTCCGTGGAAAAAGTAAACAATCAACAGTCCTATTCTAAATCAAATGCTGAGATTCATGTGGGGCAAGCACATAATGAGCCTATGGCAGTCCAACCCCAAGAGGAGGCTGAAGAGTCTTATTCTAAAACGAATGTTGGGATTCATGAGGTGGAATCACATAATGAGCCTATGGAAGTCCAGCTCCAAAATAATGCTGAAGCCCAACCTTCTGAGATGCCTGTTCCGTCTGAGAGGGAATCACACAATGAAACTATGGAAGTCCAACCCCAAATAACTGCTGAAGCCCAGC CTTCTGAGATGCCTGTTCCGTCTGAGAGGGAATCACACAATGAAACTATGGAAGTCCAACCCAAAATAACTGCTGAAGCCCAACCTTCTGAGATGCCTGTTCCGTCTGAGAGGGAATCACACAATGAAACTATGGAAGTCCAACCCCAAATAACTGCTGAAGCCCAACCTTCTGAGATGCCTGTTCCGTCTGAGAGGGAATCACACAATGAAACTATGGAAGTCCAACCCCAAATAACTGCTGAAGCCCAACCTTCTGAGATACCTCTTCAGTTGGAGAGTGATCAGTCTGGAGTTGACTTTGGATCTCATGATATTGACGCTCATGGGCGTGCAAATATTATATCAAACATGAAGGAGCTTAGCGGTTCTCAAAATGCTGAAATGAACAATGCTGGGGGGATTTTTGAGATTTCTGAAACAGAGAATTACTCTGTTGGGCCTACAAATATTATATCAGATGTAAATGAGCTTGGTAGTTCTCAAAATGCTGAAATGAACAATGCTGGACGAATTTTCGAGACTTCTGAAGCAGAAAATTACTCTATTGTGCATTCAAATATTATATCAGATGTAAATGAGCTTGGTGGTTCTCAAAATGCTGAAATGAACAATGCTGGACGAAATTTCGAGACTTCTGAAGCAGAAAATTACTCTATTGTTCATTCAAATATTATATCAGACGGAAATGAGCTTGGTAGTTCTCAAAATGCTGAAATGAGCAATTCTGGTGGAAATTTTGAGACTTTTGAATCAGAGAATTACTCTGTTGTCCCTGGGCATGAAACTTTATCACTAACtgaagtttttgaaaatgagCTATGTATGCCAAAAGATTTTGATGCATCGCAGCCTCTCATGGATAAAACGGATGATGGTGCTGGTTCTATCCAAACAAATGTGCTGGAGATTCCAACTTCCGAGAAAATGAATACATCTACTATTCTAGAAAATGAGTTTGTGGATGATCAACATGATAGAAACAATGCAGATGCTATTGAAATTGCAGAGCATGACATGGAAATTGGAACACGAGTTGAAACAGATGGCTTGGAAGCTGATAATTTACATGCATCCTTGGTTCTTGGCTCTAAGGAAGCTAGTGAATATACTGACAACCAGGTATCCTTCCATGGAGACCTACCTATGGAGGAAAATGGGAACAACATGCTAGAAGGCTTAAATGAGGATCTAGTTGTTTCTTCTGGCTTGGGATGTGATGACAAGGATGCAAAGGCTGGCGGCTTATTTAGTGAAAATATTGAAGTAGATTGTTTACATTCTGTAGCACCTGAGGATGTAAAAGAAGGTTCTAATGATGAGGAAAACTCAGTCTTTCAAGAAGCTGCATTACAAAATACAATGTATCCTGATGTCTCAGCTATTAGGAGTCCTTCTGTGGATCAGAATGAT GAAGACGATATGGTCGACAATGATACAG GATTTTTGAATGTTGGAGATGATGAGATAATTGATGACGATGATGACGATGCTGATGGTTTTGCACCGGGTGCTGAAGGAACACAGCTAGAAAATAGTGGATGGTCTTCTCGAACCAG GGCTGTTGCGAAGTATCTTCAGACCTTGTTTGATAAGGAGGATCTACATGGAAGGCAGAGCCTGCATCTTGACAAAATATTGGTGGGTAAAACACGGAAAGAAGCATCAAGGATGTTTTTTGAAACACTG GTTCTCAAGACAAGGGATTATATTGATGTAGAACAGACAAAACCCTTTGCCAATATTAACTTACAACCTCGAGGGAAGCTTATGAAGACAGATTTCTGA